One segment of Rosa chinensis cultivar Old Blush chromosome 6, RchiOBHm-V2, whole genome shotgun sequence DNA contains the following:
- the LOC112173352 gene encoding cyclin-A2-2 isoform X2, translated as MKNTNAARVEEPTVRITRARAKAFATSAEGLASSKSLVKQGQGQKRALPAISKHGASASLVSTIGLQHKRRAVLKDVTNSNVDSTDDASQLQARRGPAKKVKVASNPSVAEDFPMAQDDIKAKLAEELSKIRVAEPPEKLQVKEEPLPQSMCHALRQHGGADLIQHSIKSPELQRPQNKEEYMVCERLGSSNDLDIVDIDANFKDPLACSLYAPDIYSNIRLTEQDITPSMRGILIDWLVEVSEEYKLVPDTLYLTVNLIDRFLSQNFVEKQRLQLLGVTCMLIASKYEEIVAPRVEEFCLITDNTYSREEVLEMESEVLNFLHFQLSVPTTKTFLRRFVQAAQACYKVPCVELEFLANYLAELTIVEYGFLKFLPSVIAASAVLLARWTLNQSDHPWNPTLEHYTSYKTSELHTSVIALEDLQLNTKGCCLNAIREKYRHQKFKSVATLISAQKVGSLF; from the exons ATGAAGAATACAAATGCTGCCAGAGTTGAAGAGCCTACTGTTCGAATCACACGAGCACGGGCTAAAGCCTTTGCCACATCAGCAGAGGGCCTTGCCTCCTCAAAATCTCTTGTTAAACAAGGCCAAGGCCAGAAGCGAGCTCTTCCTGCAATTTCCAAACATGGGGCATCAGCTTCTCTAGTTTCCACCATCGGCTTGCAGCACAAAAGAAGGGCAGTGCTTAAGGATGTAACGAATTCAAATGTTGACTCGACTGATGATGCATCTCAACTTCAG GCGAGAAGAGGGCCTGCAAAGAAGGTGAAGGTAGCCTCAAATCCAAGTGTTGCCGAAGATTTTCCAATGGCTCAGGATGACATAAAAGCAAAGTTAGCTGAGGAATTATCCAAAATAAGGGTGGCTGAACCACCAGAAAAGTTGCAAGTGAAAGAAGAGCCATTACCCCAGAGCATGTGTCATGCCTTGAGACAACATGGAGGAGCAGACCTAATACAGCATTCTATTAAATCTCCTGAACTTCAGAGGCCTCAAAACAAAG AAGAATATATGGTCTGCGAGAGATTGGGATCCTCAAATGACTTGGACATCGTGGACATTGACGCAAACTTTAAAGATCCTCTAGCATGCAGCTTGTATGCCCCTGATATATACAGTAATATACGGCTTACAGAG CAAGATATCACTCCAAGCATGCGAGGAATTTTGATCGATTGGCTTGTGGAG GTTTCTGAAGAATATAAGCTGGTTCCTGATACACTTTACCTCACTGTGAATCTCATTGATCGCTTTCTCTCACAGAACTTTGTTGAAAAGCAAAGGCTCCAGCTGCTTGGAGTCACTTGCATGTTAATTGCCTC GAAGTATGAAGAAATTGTTGCACCACGAGTGGAAGAATTTTGTCTCATCACGGACAATACTTACTCAAGAGAAGAG GTATTAGAAATGGAGAGTGAAGTACTAAATTTCTTGCACTTCCAGTTATCTGTTCCAACCACGAAAACATTTCTTAG GAGGTTTGTTCAAGCGGCACAAGCTTGTTATAAG GTTCCTTGTGTTGAACTGGAGTTCTTGGCAAATTATTTAGCAGAGTTAACTATTGTTGAATATGGCTTCTTGAAGTTCCTACCTTCCGTCATCGCTGCCTCTGCTGTGCTCCTTGCCAGATGGACACTTAATCAGTCAGACCATCCATGG AACCCGACTTTAGAACATTATACCTCTTACAAAACATCAGAGCTCCACACTTCAGTTATTGCACTTGAAGATTTGCAATTGAACACCAAAGGCTGTTGCCTAAATGCCATACGTGAGAAGTATAGACACCAGAAG TTCAAATCTGTGGCTACCTTGATCTCTGCACAAAAGGTTGGTTCACTCTTCTGA
- the LOC112173352 gene encoding cyclin-A2-2 isoform X1 — protein MKNTNAARVEEPTVRITRARAKAFATSAEGLASSKSLVKQGQGQKRALPAISKHGASASLVSTIGLQHKRRAVLKDVTNSNVDSTDDASQLQARRGPAKKVKVASNPSVAEDFPMAQDDIKAKLAEELSKIRVAEPPEKLQVKEEPLPQSMCHALRQHGGADLIQHSIKSPELQRPQNKEEYMVCERLGSSNDLDIVDIDANFKDPLACSLYAPDIYSNIRLTEIERRPSTNYMENLQQDITPSMRGILIDWLVEVSEEYKLVPDTLYLTVNLIDRFLSQNFVEKQRLQLLGVTCMLIASKYEEIVAPRVEEFCLITDNTYSREEVLEMESEVLNFLHFQLSVPTTKTFLRRFVQAAQACYKVPCVELEFLANYLAELTIVEYGFLKFLPSVIAASAVLLARWTLNQSDHPWNPTLEHYTSYKTSELHTSVIALEDLQLNTKGCCLNAIREKYRHQKFKSVATLISAQKVGSLF, from the exons ATGAAGAATACAAATGCTGCCAGAGTTGAAGAGCCTACTGTTCGAATCACACGAGCACGGGCTAAAGCCTTTGCCACATCAGCAGAGGGCCTTGCCTCCTCAAAATCTCTTGTTAAACAAGGCCAAGGCCAGAAGCGAGCTCTTCCTGCAATTTCCAAACATGGGGCATCAGCTTCTCTAGTTTCCACCATCGGCTTGCAGCACAAAAGAAGGGCAGTGCTTAAGGATGTAACGAATTCAAATGTTGACTCGACTGATGATGCATCTCAACTTCAG GCGAGAAGAGGGCCTGCAAAGAAGGTGAAGGTAGCCTCAAATCCAAGTGTTGCCGAAGATTTTCCAATGGCTCAGGATGACATAAAAGCAAAGTTAGCTGAGGAATTATCCAAAATAAGGGTGGCTGAACCACCAGAAAAGTTGCAAGTGAAAGAAGAGCCATTACCCCAGAGCATGTGTCATGCCTTGAGACAACATGGAGGAGCAGACCTAATACAGCATTCTATTAAATCTCCTGAACTTCAGAGGCCTCAAAACAAAG AAGAATATATGGTCTGCGAGAGATTGGGATCCTCAAATGACTTGGACATCGTGGACATTGACGCAAACTTTAAAGATCCTCTAGCATGCAGCTTGTATGCCCCTGATATATACAGTAATATACGGCTTACAGAG ATAGAGCGAAGACCATCAACTAATTATATGGAAAACTTGCAGCAAGATATCACTCCAAGCATGCGAGGAATTTTGATCGATTGGCTTGTGGAG GTTTCTGAAGAATATAAGCTGGTTCCTGATACACTTTACCTCACTGTGAATCTCATTGATCGCTTTCTCTCACAGAACTTTGTTGAAAAGCAAAGGCTCCAGCTGCTTGGAGTCACTTGCATGTTAATTGCCTC GAAGTATGAAGAAATTGTTGCACCACGAGTGGAAGAATTTTGTCTCATCACGGACAATACTTACTCAAGAGAAGAG GTATTAGAAATGGAGAGTGAAGTACTAAATTTCTTGCACTTCCAGTTATCTGTTCCAACCACGAAAACATTTCTTAG GAGGTTTGTTCAAGCGGCACAAGCTTGTTATAAG GTTCCTTGTGTTGAACTGGAGTTCTTGGCAAATTATTTAGCAGAGTTAACTATTGTTGAATATGGCTTCTTGAAGTTCCTACCTTCCGTCATCGCTGCCTCTGCTGTGCTCCTTGCCAGATGGACACTTAATCAGTCAGACCATCCATGG AACCCGACTTTAGAACATTATACCTCTTACAAAACATCAGAGCTCCACACTTCAGTTATTGCACTTGAAGATTTGCAATTGAACACCAAAGGCTGTTGCCTAAATGCCATACGTGAGAAGTATAGACACCAGAAG TTCAAATCTGTGGCTACCTTGATCTCTGCACAAAAGGTTGGTTCACTCTTCTGA
- the LOC112173094 gene encoding pentatricopeptide repeat-containing protein At5g11310, mitochondrial, which translates to MPSSQKPRHFLSLALIFFFKPNPNPNPNFRILSLRSFSDQSWLSVPGNPLIKWPSLSPPPSLPSPNPNFDPKFSQNDLSAIANLLADPSLRTALDRAGIDPSPSLLQAVFDHFDSSPKLLHTLFVWAEKQPGFRCSATLFTSMINVLAKARDFESAWSMILDRIGGDKEPGLVSVDAFVIMIRRYARAGQPQSAIRAFEFACTLESFLNSESEMSLFEILLDSLCKEGLVRVASEYFDGKRKLHRHWIPSVRVYNILLNGWFRARKLKKAERLWVEMKRDGVKPSVVTYGTLVEGYCRMRRPEISMELVGEMRREGIEPNAIVFNPIIDALGEAGRFKEAWGMMEWFSVLESGPTISTYNSLVKGYCKAGNLVEASRIIKMMISRGIVPTPTTYNYFFRFFSKSGKIEEGMNLYTKMIESGYTPDRLTFHLLLKMLCEEGRLDLAVQVSKEMRTRGCDMDLATSTMLIHLLCKMNKFKEALSEFEDMIRRGLVPQYLTFQNMYDELRKQGMTEMARKLCALMSSVPHSTKLPNTYVKDRDESHARRKSIIQKAEAMSNVLKTCSDPRELVKHRSSPETVESRANQLIENIKTKANIK; encoded by the exons ATGCCCTCATCACAGAAACCCcgccattttctctctctggccctcatcttcttcttcaagccaaacccaaaccctaaccctaactttCGTATTCTCTCTCTTCGATCCTTCTCCGACCAATCATGGCTGTCCGTACCCGGAAACCCCCTAATCAAGTGGCCCTCGCTCTCACCGCCTCCATCTCTCCCTTCCCCTAACCCTAATTTTGACCCCAAATTTTCACAAAATGACTTGTCCGCAATCGCTAACCTGCTCGCCGACCCATCGCTTCGGACCGCATTGGACCGGGCCGGAATTGACCCGAGTCCGAGTCTGCTACAGGCTGTGTTCGACCACTTTGATTCGTCTCCCAAATTGCTGCACACGCTGTTTGTTTGGGCTGAGAAGCAGCCCGGGTTTCGATGCTCTGCGACGCTCTTCACCTCCATGATCAATGTGCTTGCCAAGGCTAGAGACTTTGAGTCTGCGTGGTCTATGATTCTTGATCGAATCGGTGGAGATAAGGAGCCTGGGTTGGTTTCTGTAGATGCATTTGTCATCATGATCAGACGGTATGCTCGTGCAG GTCAACCCCAATCAGCAATTCGAGCTTTTGAATTTGCATGTACCTTAGAGTCATTTCTCAATTCTGAATCAGAAATGAGTTTGTTTGAAATCTTACTGGATTCCCTTTGTAAGGAGGGTCTTGTGAGGGTGGCCTCGGAATATTTTGATGGGAAAAGAAAGTTGCATCGACATTGGATTCCATCGGTTCGGGTTTATAATATACTGTTGAATGGATGGTTTCGAGCGAGGAAGCTGAAGAAGGCAGAGCGGCTTTGggtggagatgaagagagaCGGCGTGAAACCTAGTGTCGTGACATATGGTACACTTGTAGAAGGATACTGTCGGATGCGTCGTCCTGAAATCTCAATGGAGTTGGTGGGTGAGATGAGGAGGGAAGGAATTGAACCAAATGCGattgtgtttaatccaataaTTGATGCTTTGGGGGAAGCTGGGAGGTTCAAGGAAGCGTGGGGGATGATGGAGTGGTTTTCAGTTCTGGAATCAGGCCCCACTATTTCGACGTACAATTCTCTGGTAAAGGGCTATTGCAAGGCCGGAAATCTTGTAGAAGCTAGTAGGATTATTAAGATGATGATAAGCAGGGGTATTGTACCAACTCCAACAACCTATAACTATTTCTTTAGGTTCTTTTCAAAGTCTGGGAAAATTGAGGAAGGAATGAACCTTTATACCAAAATGATTGAATCTGGGTATACCCCAGATCGTCTTACTTTCCATCTTCTGTTGAAGATGTTATGTGAAGAGGGAAGATTGGATTTGGCTGTTCAAGTTAGCAAGGAAATGAGAACTAGGGGATGTGATATGGATTTAGCCACGAGTACCATGTTGATTCATTTGCTCTGCAAGATGAATAAATTTAAAGAAGCTTTGTCAGAGTTTGAGGACATGATACGCAGGGGTTTAGTTCCGCAGTATCTAACTTTTCAGAACATGTATGATGAACTAAGGAAACAAGGAATGACTGAAATGGCACGAAAGCTGTGCGCCCTTATGTCTTCTGTTCCTCATTCAACAAAGTTGCCGAATACATATGTCAAAGATAGAGATGAATCTCATGCAAGGAGAAAATCCATAATTCAGAAGGCTGAAGCAATGTCTAATGTGTTGAAAACTTGTTCAGATCCAAGAGAACTTGTTAAGCACAGAAGTTCGCCGGAGACTGTTGAATCAAGAGCAAACCAGTTAATAGAGAATATTAAGACAAAAGCTAACATTAAATGA
- the LOC112171848 gene encoding zinc finger MYM-type protein 1-like — protein sequence MVLMQLRCGQRRPISPTRNPDFSEGANDVVRLQVGSEASRFSSPAKSESNGYGSVLKELPELEEARWQGLVAVYGCWAHANHRFSLGLGRMSTQKTLDKWFTKRKTPENSESSAALPQSDVETQEPENPAKFSRTEINEIEIDSLERDPGKRPQIWEYHPNLQDEVRRAYIKLGPYQPLLSTYPQKGKRNRSFQSSWYPLFSSWLEYSPTEDKAFCLPCFLFNKPTGHPGHKAFTIEGFQSWKKVRDGKGCAFLSHMGKDSNSFHKNAVRACDDLMKQPQHIQKVVANYTSKQIADNRLRVKTSIEAVRWLAFQGCAFRGHDESLDSINPGNFVKLLELLASYNEKVAEVILQNAPRNASYTSPKIQKQMLQAFSVQIKKAIREEINYSKFCIIVDEARDESKKEQMAIVLRFVDKDGFIRERFFGLVHVSDTKASTLQKGIYSVLSNHNLDIQNIRGQGYDGASNMRGEWNGLQALILKDCPYAYYVHCLAHRLQLALVAASREVIPIQKFFTKLTFIVNILGASCKCNDEFQSAQAEEIAYLTSIDELETGRGLNQIGTLQRAGDTRWSSHFRSISTLRQRFSPTCQVLMNIIEEGKSPQAGDADSA from the exons ATGGTGCTCATGCAACTCAGATGTGGCCAGAGACGGCCAATCAGTCCTACCAGAAACCCAGATTTCAGCGAAGGTGCGAATGACGTTGTCCGGCTTCAGGTTGGCAGCGAGGCTTCTCGGTTTTCATCTCCGGCGAAGTCTGAGTCGAACGGTTATGGCAGTGTGCTGAAGGAGTTACCAGAATTGGAGGAAGCAAGATGGCAAGGACTGGTGGCTGTGTACGGTTGCTGGGCTCATGCCAATCATCGATTCTCTTTGGGTTTGGGTCGG atGTCCACGCAGAAGACACTTGATAAGTggtttacaaaaagaaaaactccTGAAAACTCCGAATCTAGTGCTGCCTTACCACAGTCTGATGTTGAGACTCAAGAGCCTGAAAATCCTGCTAAATTTTCAAGAACTGAAATCaacgaaattgaaattgattcaCTAGAACGTGATCCGGGAAAACGTCCGCAAATATGGGAATATCATCCTAATCTGCAAGATGAAGTCCGACGTGCTTATATTAAACTTGGTCCATATCAGCCTTTACTTTCAACATATCCGCAAAAAGGAAAGCGAAACCGTAGCTTTCAATCTTCGTGGTATCCACTATTTTCTTCATGGTTAGAATATTCTCCAACTGAAGATAAAGCTTTTTGTCTaccatgttttctttttaataagcCCACCGGCCATCCTGGCCACAAAGCTTTCACTATTGAGGGATTTCAAAGTTGGAAAAAAGTAAGAGACGGTAAGGGTTGTGCTTTTCTGAGTCATATGGGTAAAGATTCTAACTCTTTTCACAAGAATGCTGTAAGAGCCTGTGACGACTTGATGAAGCAACCTCAGCATATACAGAAAGTTGTTGCCAATTATACTTCAAAACAAATTGCAGACAACCGTCTACGAGTCAAAACTTCAATTGAAGCAGTTCGATGGCTTGCATTTCAAGGTTGTGCTTTTAGAGGTCACGATGAAAGTCTTGATTCAATCAATCCTGGTAATTTCGTGAAACTCTTAGAATTGTTGGCTTCATATAATGAAAAAGTTGCTGAAGTTATATTGCAGAATGCTCCAAGAAATGCTTCTTACACATCCCCAAAGATTCAAAAACAAATGTTGCAGGCATTTTCAGTACAAATAAAAAAGGCCATTCGGGAAGAAATTAATTATTCAAAATTTTGCATAATTGTTGATGAAGCTCGTGATGAGTCAAAGAAGGAGCAAATGGCTATTGTATTGAGATTTGTTGACAAAGATGGTTTTATTCGGGAGCGCTTCTTTGGGCTTGTTCATGTCTCAGACACTAAGGCATCGACATTGCAAAAGGGAATATATTCAGTGTTATCTAATCATAATTTAGATATCCAAAATATCCGAGGCCAAGGATACGATGGTGCAAGTAATATGCGAGGTGAGTGGAATGGGCTACAAGCTttgattttgaaggattgtCCGTATGCTTACTATGTTCATTGTTTAGCACATAGATTGCAATTGGCTTTAGTAGCAGCATCGAGAGAAGTTATTCCTATTCAAAAGTTTTTTACTAAATTGACTTTTATTGTCAATATTCTTGGTGCTTCATGCAAGTGTAATGATGAATTTCAAAGTGCTCAAGCAGAAGAGATTGCATATTTGACTTCAATTGATGAACTCGAGACTGGAAGAGGACTTAACCAAATTGGAACCTTGCAGCGTGCTGGAGATACTCGTTGGAGTTCGCACTTCAGATCTATTTCTACTTTGAGACAAAGGTTtagcccaacttgtcaagttcTTATGAACATAATTGAGGAAGGGAAGAGTCCTCAAGCAGGAGATGCGGATTCTGCTTAA
- the LOC112173984 gene encoding protein TIFY 8 isoform X1, giving the protein MAVLKMALPSNNASTQKQQKLKQEEEDQLVKPMFHDFLGMKPSTDSPVVLGPKGSDSRLTEASPSASASLGGSSGGGRGPISTTSDLGSERQAGNHLEGVPYYGPRSDISGPEISNRILGSKRSNSDSTFMGSSRDGIPHMGPDSLESSHLMKMFRNGTGGERPRRSIDDEAVFATQPMRPTSANLIFQTPHGGRVDNNISKWERSTPMNLGGAVQYPPRGGHFAPFVHQLPSNRFRDANAGANNISQLAADEGSRTGIKGPGILSAINASSGASDRNSSVVLPSGSRQKSGTNTSEPEPLTPSRHGFASANRQMTIFYGGQAHVFDDVHPNKVFLSYSFVLVKRMPPFIFIYGAHVFDDVHPNKADVIMALAGSNGGSWSTTYSLKPTVKPGSESHMPSGEVETGTASNVGLVREYRGRLSIPGNSSPGVGFADRILTAAGGHQGSNLAKDTRNPVQATEPGSKEKIEL; this is encoded by the exons ATGGCCGTACTGAAAATGGCTCTGCCCAGCAACAATGCCAGTACCCAAAAGCAGCAGAAGCTGAagcaggaagaagaagaccaatTAGTGAAGCCAATGTTTCATGACTTTCTGGGTATGAAGCCATCTACTGATTCCCCTGTTGTTTTGGGCCCAAAAGGATCCGATTCCAGGCTCACTGAGGCATctccctccgcttctgcttcaCTTGGGGGATCCTCCGGCGGTGGCCGTGggcccatctccaccacctctgatCTGGGTTCCG AAAGACAAGCTGGAAATCATCTCGAGGGGGTTCCATATTATGGTCCAAGAAGCGATATTTCTGGGCCTGAGATAAGTAACAGGATACTAGGCAGTAAGAGAAGTAATTCAGACTCTACTTTTATGGGTTCATCCAGAGATGGGATCCCTCATATGGGTCCTGACTCCCTTGAGAGCTCACATTTGATGAAG ATGTTTCGAAATGGAACTGGGGGAGAGCGACCTAGAAGGTCCATTGACGATGAAGCAGTCTTTGCTACCCAGCCAATGAGGCCAACTTCTGCTAATCTCATATTTCAGACTCCACATGGCGGTAGAGTTGATAACAATATTTCCAAGTGGGAACGATCTACTCCCATGAATTTGGGTGGTGCAGTGCAATACCCTCCACGAGGAGGTCATTTTGCACCCTTTGTTCATCAATTGCCTTCTAACAGATTTAGGGATGCAAATGCTGGTGCAAATAATATATCTCAATTAGCCGCTGATGAGGGGTCTAGAACTGGAATTAAAGGACCAGGGATATTGAGTGCCATCAATGCTAGCAGTGGTGCTTCTGATAGAAACTCATCTGTGGTGCTGCCTAGCGGCAGTAGGCAGAAATCTGGGACTAATACTTCAGAGCCAGAACCTTTGACTCCAAG TCGGCATGGATTTGCATCTGCTAACCGGCAGATGACCATATTTTATGGCGGTCAAGCTCATGTTTTCGATGATGTCCACCCAAACAAGGTTTTTCTCTCTTACTCTTTTGTTCTAGTAAAGAGAATGCCcccttttattttcatttatgGCGCTCATGTTTTCGATGATGTCCACCCAAACAAG GCAGATGTCATAATGGCCTTAGCTGGATCAAACGGAGGATCTTGGTCAACAACCTACTCACTAAAACCTACTGTGAAGCCGGGTAGTGAAAGTCACATGCCTAGTGGAGAGGTTGAAACTGGTACAGCAAGTAATGTAGGGTTGGTACGAGAATACCGTGGGAGGCTATCTATTCCTGGAAATTCAAGTCCTGGAGTGGGGTTTGCTGATCGGATATTGACAGCCGCAG GTGGCCATCAGGGCAGCAATTTAGCCAAAGATACAAGAAACCCAGTTCAAGCTACAGAGCCTGGTTCTAAAGAGAAAATTGAACTGTGA
- the LOC112173095 gene encoding photosynthetic NDH subunit of subcomplex B 3, chloroplastic — protein sequence MACMYFANAMSFRPVRFPGAGNYQKPTNFLARRKSVSCAGSSPEIELEFIAPKPANDGSYAVEKATAISGEKLLRSIMSDNKIELYATYGKLMNCGGGGSCGTCIVEIIDGKDLLNERTNTELKYLKKKPESWRLACQTIVGNKENSGKVLVQRIPQWKK from the exons ATGGCTTGCATGTACTTCGCTAACGCCATGTCGTTCCGGCCAGTCCGATTCCCCGGCGCCGGAAATTACCAGAAGCCAACCAATTTTCTCGCCAGAAGGAAGTCGGTCTCCTGCGCGGGAAGTTCTCCGGAAATCGAGCTCGAATTCATAGCG CCGAAGCCGGCGAACGACGGGTCGTATGCGGTGGAGAAGGCGACGGCGATTAGTGGAGAGAAGCTCCTGAGGAGCATAATGTCGGATAACAAGATCGAGCTTTACGCCACATAT GGGAAACTGATGAACTGTGGAGGTGGAGGAAGCTGTGGGACTTGCATTGTAGAG ATTATTGATGGGAAGGATCTTTTGAATGAAAGAACGAATACTGAACTCAAATATTTGAAAAAG AAACCTGAATCTTGGAGACTAGCTTGCCAAACTATAGTgggaaataaagaaaattctGGGAAG GTTCTTGTTCAGAGGATTCCCCAGTGGAAAAAGTAA
- the LOC112173984 gene encoding protein TIFY 8 isoform X2, whose translation MAVLKMALPSNNASTQKQQKLKQEEEDQLVKPMFHDFLGMKPSTDSPVVLGPKGSDSRLTEASPSASASLGGSSGGGRGPISTTSDLGSERQAGNHLEGVPYYGPRSDISGPEISNRILGSKRSNSDSTFMGSSRDGIPHMGPDSLESSHLMKMFRNGTGGERPRRSIDDEAVFATQPMRPTSANLIFQTPHGGRVDNNISKWERSTPMNLGGAVQYPPRGGHFAPFVHQLPSNRFRDANAGANNISQLAADEGSRTGIKGPGILSAINASSGASDRNSSVVLPSGSRQKSGTNTSEPEPLTPSRHGFASANRQMTIFYGGQAHVFDDVHPNKADVIMALAGSNGGSWSTTYSLKPTVKPGSESHMPSGEVETGTASNVGLVREYRGRLSIPGNSSPGVGFADRILTAAGGHQGSNLAKDTRNPVQATEPGSKEKIEL comes from the exons ATGGCCGTACTGAAAATGGCTCTGCCCAGCAACAATGCCAGTACCCAAAAGCAGCAGAAGCTGAagcaggaagaagaagaccaatTAGTGAAGCCAATGTTTCATGACTTTCTGGGTATGAAGCCATCTACTGATTCCCCTGTTGTTTTGGGCCCAAAAGGATCCGATTCCAGGCTCACTGAGGCATctccctccgcttctgcttcaCTTGGGGGATCCTCCGGCGGTGGCCGTGggcccatctccaccacctctgatCTGGGTTCCG AAAGACAAGCTGGAAATCATCTCGAGGGGGTTCCATATTATGGTCCAAGAAGCGATATTTCTGGGCCTGAGATAAGTAACAGGATACTAGGCAGTAAGAGAAGTAATTCAGACTCTACTTTTATGGGTTCATCCAGAGATGGGATCCCTCATATGGGTCCTGACTCCCTTGAGAGCTCACATTTGATGAAG ATGTTTCGAAATGGAACTGGGGGAGAGCGACCTAGAAGGTCCATTGACGATGAAGCAGTCTTTGCTACCCAGCCAATGAGGCCAACTTCTGCTAATCTCATATTTCAGACTCCACATGGCGGTAGAGTTGATAACAATATTTCCAAGTGGGAACGATCTACTCCCATGAATTTGGGTGGTGCAGTGCAATACCCTCCACGAGGAGGTCATTTTGCACCCTTTGTTCATCAATTGCCTTCTAACAGATTTAGGGATGCAAATGCTGGTGCAAATAATATATCTCAATTAGCCGCTGATGAGGGGTCTAGAACTGGAATTAAAGGACCAGGGATATTGAGTGCCATCAATGCTAGCAGTGGTGCTTCTGATAGAAACTCATCTGTGGTGCTGCCTAGCGGCAGTAGGCAGAAATCTGGGACTAATACTTCAGAGCCAGAACCTTTGACTCCAAG TCGGCATGGATTTGCATCTGCTAACCGGCAGATGACCATATTTTATGGCGGTCAAGCTCATGTTTTCGATGATGTCCACCCAAACAAG GCAGATGTCATAATGGCCTTAGCTGGATCAAACGGAGGATCTTGGTCAACAACCTACTCACTAAAACCTACTGTGAAGCCGGGTAGTGAAAGTCACATGCCTAGTGGAGAGGTTGAAACTGGTACAGCAAGTAATGTAGGGTTGGTACGAGAATACCGTGGGAGGCTATCTATTCCTGGAAATTCAAGTCCTGGAGTGGGGTTTGCTGATCGGATATTGACAGCCGCAG GTGGCCATCAGGGCAGCAATTTAGCCAAAGATACAAGAAACCCAGTTCAAGCTACAGAGCCTGGTTCTAAAGAGAAAATTGAACTGTGA